A stretch of DNA from Deinococcus radiophilus:
CTCAGATACACAGGCAGCTCGGCGTAACTCTTTTTACCCAGGTAGTGCAGGTTGGCGGCGCGCGGCAGTTCGGACTCGTCAATCTTGACCACTGGGCCGATCAGTACAAAGTGCCACTCGGGGCGGCGCTGGGCCAGTTCGGCCATCAGCGAGGTGTCGAAACGTTCGTCAATGACACCAAAGAATCCCAGCCGGGGATGGGGAATGTCCGCCTGGTCCGCCGGGTCAAGGTGATGTTCACGGGCCTGGGCGAAATGGCTCACCTCGACACTGGACGGGAAAGGATGCACGTTGGGATGCTGTTCTCGCTTGGCCTCAAAGAGCCGGTGACCCCCAGTAAAGACCACGTCGGCCTGGGCGAACAGTTGACGCTCACGTTCACGCAGCTCCGGCGGTGCGCCCCGGAAATTGGCCAGTTCGTCCATACAGTCGTAGACCGTCACGCGCGGTGAGAGCCCCGCCACCACCGGCCATTCCATCGGGGTATAGACCCATAGGTCATATTCAGTGAGACCCTGCTCCTGAACCAGCTGCTGCACCAGCGCCGCTGTCCGGCACTGAGATTCGGCGGCCGAGTGGCCCACTTCAATGTATGGCTTACAGACCGTCACCCCGCCCGGACCCTGAGTGCACCTGAGCTCATCGGCATGTTCCCCGAAGATGGGTTCTTCGATGTAATACACACGGCGACTCTGCGCGGCGCGGGTCAGCAGATGTTGGGGGCGCTGAAAGACGAAGTCCCAGCGCAGATGCGACAGGACCAGGAGCGCTGGGGAATGAGGGTGGGTTGACATGATAAGACTCCTCTGGGGAAAGGCAGATGGGAAGCAGAAAGCTGCGGCCTATACACTGCCGAGACCGCAGAACCCAAAAGGTATAGACCAAAGTTTGTTCAGAGTAGGGTTTTTTCTGCTGGCGGTGATCCTGTTTTTTCGCACTTGGCCTTGTTAAAACGTCCATATCCGGCTCATCCAGGAGGAGCGGCAAAAAGCAATGATTTTTCACAGGTGGTGTAAGGTGGTGGCTTTTAACTCATAAGTTGCACCTGGCAAAGTGGAGCGAATAGCCGTGCTGATGCAAGAATTCTCGCTTTTTACGCCGTTTAGGGCCTGACCGATCTGACTACCCCTCAAAACTCCGGTAGCACTGTCTGAGACGCTGATTCTATAGACGTAAAAAGAGCTGGTTCATAAGGTGTATCTGCAATGAACCACCTGAACCAGCCGCCCCAGGATAGCCTCTTCGCAGCCTTGCGTCCCTTTTTCTCAGAACTTGCACCTGAATACGTAGACAAAAAGCGCTCCCAGAGCTGAAATTCTGGAAGTGTGTACAAACAGGTTTCAGGGGAGCGCGCCCATATTCTCTCACAGCGGATTCTGGACATTCCAGAGACGCTGTACCAACGGCGAAGCCTGGAGGCTTCGCTGCATTTCTTTCATAGTCCAGGCCAGAAGATCAAATTCAGCCAAGCTGAAGGAGTCAGTCCCAGTGCACTGAGTCGCTTCTTCAACGTCTATGACTGGGATTCAGACCGTTGCTGGGACGAAATGCAGGACATCCATTGGCGCATTTTGTTGGACGTAGCTCACTCCAAACGCCGACCTCGGTTGCGGCTCAGTGTGGATCTGACCACGGTGGAAAAGGTGGGGACTCAACTGCCCTACGTCAGCGTCTACAACGGTAGACATGGCATCCACCTGGTCGTCCTGTTTGCCGAGTATGGGGAACTGAAGTTCCCCATTTCCTACCGGGTGTACCAGGGCAAGCACACCAGCACGCCCGTCACTCTGGCGCTCGACCTACTGGAAGAGGTGCCGGACTTCATCAAGAAACGTTTCCGGGTACGTGTCCTAGCGGACAGCGGCTTTGAAGCCGCTGTTTTTCTGGAAGGCGTGCGGCACCTCGATTTCGAGTTCGTGGTGGGTGTGAGGAGCAACCGGCGCACGGACCATCCTGGGCGGGTGACGGTGGCGGACTGTCCGCATGGAGGCTATGTCAACTTGGCCAACTGGTCTCTGGAAACGCTGTCTCTGGGGAGAGTAGACCGTGGGGACCGTGAATTCTTCGCGGTGTCGTCTGAACTGTTGGAGGGGGACGAGATCGTTGCTGAGGGTGCGCATCGCTGGGGGGTGGAATCCTTTTTCAAGGAAGGTAAGCACCAGTTTGGGTTGGCGCAGTTCGCGCTGCGAACTGCCAGGGGTCTGGACCGCTGGATTCTGATGGTCTTCCTGGCCTTCACCCTGACCATACTGCATCGCTCAGAAGGGATGACCTTGAAAGAGGCGGCACGCCTGGCCCTGTATACCCTGTTCCCCGTAGTCAGGCTCAACCATCTTCTGAGTCAGCTCCAAAAAGAATGAGAATTTCTTCTCCAGCACGGCTATTCGCTCAGCTATGCAAGGTGCAACTTATGAGTATTTGGCTTTCCAGCGATAAATCGTCCCTGGCGCGACTCCATGAAGTCGCGCCAAATCGCTTATAGACGTACCCACTTCAAGCTGTCCAAGGATGTCCAGAATAGGTGCTTCGCTATACCGTTTGCCGTTCATATGCCTCCCAGTCTGCTGCTGAATTCGCAATCAGACTGGCACCGAAAACAGGGGCAAGGTCACTGTTGATTGCATACTCTCAGAAGACCGCACAC
This window harbors:
- a CDS encoding glycosyltransferase family 1 protein translates to MSTHPHSPALLVLSHLRWDFVFQRPQHLLTRAAQSRRVYYIEEPIFGEHADELRCTQGPGGVTVCKPYIEVGHSAAESQCRTAALVQQLVQEQGLTEYDLWVYTPMEWPVVAGLSPRVTVYDCMDELANFRGAPPELRERERQLFAQADVVFTGGHRLFEAKREQHPNVHPFPSSVEVSHFAQAREHHLDPADQADIPHPRLGFFGVIDERFDTSLMAELAQRRPEWHFVLIGPVVKIDESELPRAANLHYLGKKSYAELPVYLSGWDLALLPFARNEATEFISPTKTPEYLAAGVPVVSTGIRDVVQPYGAQDLVRIADGPDAFEAACAAALAEAQTPAAAVRQGHADAFLSGLSWDQTWQDMAALIEKDALAKLSGQRGVQGSEVQSGAADD
- a CDS encoding transposase, which encodes MYKQVSGERAHILSQRILDIPETLYQRRSLEASLHFFHSPGQKIKFSQAEGVSPSALSRFFNVYDWDSDRCWDEMQDIHWRILLDVAHSKRRPRLRLSVDLTTVEKVGTQLPYVSVYNGRHGIHLVVLFAEYGELKFPISYRVYQGKHTSTPVTLALDLLEEVPDFIKKRFRVRVLADSGFEAAVFLEGVRHLDFEFVVGVRSNRRTDHPGRVTVADCPHGGYVNLANWSLETLSLGRVDRGDREFFAVSSELLEGDEIVAEGAHRWGVESFFKEGKHQFGLAQFALRTARGLDRWILMVFLAFTLTILHRSEGMTLKEAARLALYTLFPVVRLNHLLSQLQKE
- a CDS encoding transposase; translation: MNGKRYSEAPILDILGQLEVGTSISDLARLHGVAPGTIYRWKAKYS